A DNA window from Malus domestica chromosome 12, GDT2T_hap1 contains the following coding sequences:
- the LOC103450063 gene encoding zinc finger protein JACKDAW-like: MQMMSGDGFSINMPSAIDGFAQEHQLNANPSVLKPNPPNPVAKKKRNLPGTPDPDAEVLALSPTTLMAKNRFVCEICNKGFQRDQNLQLHRRGHNLPWKLKSRLNKEVKKKVYICPEKTCVHHDPSRALGDLTGIKKHFSRKHGEKKWKCEKCSKKYAVQSDWKAHSKTCGTREYKCDCGTLFSRKDSFITHRAFCDALTEESARLATSSVAGAPTNLNFGNDAMLNNPMMNNSQTVVQDVSQISMQYEQGLMRQDFNVLDQLHQHEKSRLSLWLNQQANSNSNQINLMDDMQANPNHPLYVTSSSSNTFPEMVQMPSSSNNVNLFGSSDSMSTFGASTRGTNLSLSPVQESGTKKLIGNNSNLVGSSVSKPPAAPMSATALLQKAAQSGSTRSSNNQGSSLGVNVMSSSSFSNTLMGFSNLNQDRSNELHEFVQNAHQLGGYSANLSSLTSSSSHTSSTTLEQLMNTIQRGSKNIGTIDRQNSPTRDFLGMGGGAVDHADQLSHNNRQMFFPQDLAKFASSMSQFTSNH; the protein is encoded by the exons ATGCAAATGATGTCCGGTGATGGGTTTTCCATTAATATGCCATCCGCCATTGATGGGTTTGCTCAAGAGCATCAACTAAATGCAAACCCTAGCGTCCTTAAACCCAATCCTCCTAACCCCGTcgcgaagaagaagagaaatctCCCAGGAACACCAG ATCCAGATGCTGAGGTTCTGGCCCTATCTCCGACGACCCTAATGGCAAAAAACCGTTTCGTCTGCGAAATATGCAACAAGGGTTTCCAGAGAGATCAGAATTTGCAACTTCACCGAAGGGGTCACAACCTTCCTTGGAAGCTCAAGTCGAGACTGAACAAAGAGGTGAAGAAGAAGGTTTATATTTGCCCCGAGAAGACCTGCGTCCACCACGACCCATCGAGAGCTCTCGGAGACCTCACCGGAATAAAGAAGCATTTCAGCAGAAAACATGGAGAGAAGAAGTGGAAGTGCGAAAAGTGTTCGAAGAAATACGCAGTCCAATCGGATTGGAAAGCTCACTCCAAGACCTGTGGGACTAGAGAGTATAAGTGTGACTGTGGAACCCTTTTTTCCAG GAAAGATAGCTTCATAACACATAGAGCATTTTGTGACGCCCTAACTGAAGAGAGCGCTAGGCTCGCTACTTCATCAGTTGCTGGAGCTCCTACAAATCTCAATTTTGGAAATGATGCAATGTTAAACAATCCAATGATGAACAATAGTCAAACAGTAGTTCAAGATGTGTCTCAAATTTCCATGCAGTATGAGCAAGGTTTGATGAGGCAAGATTTTAACGTCTTAGATCAGCTTCATCAACATGAGAAGTCAAGATTGTCACTTTGGTTGAATCAGCAGGCAAATAGTAATTCTAATCAGATTAATCTGATGGATGATATGCAAGCAAATCCTAATCATCCGCTTTATGTAACATCATCAAGCTCTAATACTTTTCCTGAAATGGTGCAAATGCCATCATCTTCCAACAATGTCAATCTTTTTGGCTCATCTGATTCCATGTCAacttttggagcttcaacaaGGGGTACGAATCTGTCATTGTCACCAGTTCAAGAAAGCGGGACTAAGAAACTCATCGGAAACAATAGTAATCTGGTCGGCAGCAGCGTTTCTAAGCCACCGGCAGCCCCAATGTCCGCCacagcacttttacaaaaagcaGCTCAATCGGGTTCGACTAGAAGCAGCAACAATCAAGGCAGCAGCTTGGGTGTAAATGTAATGTCCTCGTCATCTTTTTCCAACACTTTGATGGGCTTCTCGAATTTGAACCAGGATCGATCGAACGAGCTTCATGAATTTGTTCAAAATGCACATCAATTAGGTGGTTATAGTGCAAATTTGAGTTCATTAACAAGTTCATCATCACATACCAGTTCTACTACACTTGAGCAGCTGATGAATACTATTCAAAGGGGTTCAAAGAATATCGGAACTATCGATCGTCAAAACAGTCCAACTAGAGACTTTTTGGGCATGGGAGGAGGAGCAGTAGATCATGCTGATCAGTTATCCCATAACAATAGGCAAATGTTTTTTCCACAAGATCTAGCCAAGTTTGCATCTTCAATGAGCCAATTCACTAGCAATCACTAG